The following are encoded in a window of Solidesulfovibrio magneticus RS-1 genomic DNA:
- a CDS encoding mechanosensitive ion channel domain-containing protein: MTGDAARFWGLIFFLAACLLGGQANLCHSRDATAPALVLAAGPGKYVIKAGDTLGLISLRYGVPTAAILKANPGLNPARLPLGKEIILPSGTKAAGEAVSAVQSAPVAAPAGSGGLELRPEKAPQATPPLHGHDLPDSPQKIAPLSPPSAGPRDLPQAGGAKPSAPSAPSPAGAVGGPRDMPAASNAAPAPAPAGPEAAAGAAAKGWPAWGVVAVAAGGLALVFVFQGALANLAAGVTLRLLRPFRRGDAVSLAGIVGRVESMGAWYVAIRSETGEAVYVPNAKAAGEIVVVSQAAGKAASPKETPRRVQRG, encoded by the coding sequence ATGACCGGCGACGCGGCGAGATTCTGGGGCCTGATCTTTTTTTTGGCGGCCTGCCTGCTCGGTGGACAGGCCAACCTCTGCCATTCCCGGGATGCCACCGCGCCGGCCCTGGTGCTGGCCGCCGGCCCCGGCAAATACGTCATCAAGGCCGGCGACACCCTGGGGCTTATATCCCTGCGCTACGGCGTGCCCACGGCCGCCATCTTGAAGGCCAATCCCGGCCTCAACCCGGCCCGGCTGCCCCTGGGCAAGGAAATCATCCTTCCGAGCGGCACAAAAGCGGCTGGCGAGGCCGTGTCGGCTGTCCAGTCCGCTCCTGTGGCGGCTCCGGCCGGCAGCGGCGGCCTGGAGTTGCGCCCGGAAAAGGCTCCCCAGGCCACGCCCCCCTTGCATGGGCACGATTTGCCCGACAGCCCACAAAAAATTGCGCCCTTGTCCCCGCCCTCGGCCGGTCCGCGCGATCTGCCCCAGGCCGGCGGGGCCAAGCCGTCCGCGCCATCGGCTCCTTCGCCGGCCGGGGCTGTGGGCGGGCCGCGGGACATGCCTGCCGCATCGAATGCCGCTCCCGCGCCGGCTCCGGCCGGTCCGGAGGCTGCAGCTGGGGCGGCCGCCAAGGGGTGGCCTGCCTGGGGCGTTGTCGCCGTCGCGGCTGGGGGGTTGGCGCTGGTCTTCGTCTTTCAGGGAGCGCTGGCCAATCTGGCCGCCGGGGTGACCTTGCGGCTGCTGCGGCCGTTTCGTCGGGGCGACGCCGTGAGCCTGGCCGGCATCGTCGGCCGGGTGGAGTCCATGGGGGCGTGGTATGTGGCCATCCGCTCCGAGACGGGCGAGGCCGTCTACGTGCCCAACGCCAAGGCGGCCGGGGAGATCGTGGTGGTGTCCCAAGCGGCCGGTAAAGCCGCTTCGCCTAAGGAAACGCCGCGCCGGGTCCAGCGAGGCTGA
- a CDS encoding acyltransferase family protein: MTQLQNSAPASLVETGRRLRDWLAETFLLRGARIPALDGIRGWAILMVFNVHFFARYQPKFYFTEPGGAPWTALTIIHSGSFGVDLFFFLSGLLVYKSLMAKPVGALRFLYDRYRRLLPVIVFVTIYVAADTPPRRLFDNLFFLNIFDEPPIHFFTWPLVYEMYFYVLCAAVFIGCRRLRFVSGWPFFFALVAALVVCEFEVRFRISFSRFLGFFWGVALARLLAGEAGRRALAALPSWTWAVGLGLLLYCRWLWGSGWFMAAGGNEHLKNLLFFSAVNASLFLVTASVMTRASILSRIFSFTPLRFLGIISYSLFMTHMLALQITQNVVGIPVTNVWSMLANHAVTVLAATGLAMFSFYYLERPYFARPASPKQAPPR; this comes from the coding sequence ATGACGCAGCTCCAGAACTCCGCTCCCGCATCGCTCGTCGAGACCGGCCGCCGCTTGCGCGATTGGCTGGCCGAAACCTTTTTGCTGCGCGGCGCGCGCATTCCGGCCCTGGACGGCATTCGCGGCTGGGCCATCCTCATGGTCTTCAACGTGCATTTCTTTGCCCGTTACCAGCCGAAATTCTATTTCACCGAACCCGGCGGCGCCCCCTGGACGGCCTTGACCATCATCCATTCCGGCAGTTTCGGCGTGGACCTGTTCTTTTTTTTAAGCGGCCTGCTCGTGTATAAAAGCCTCATGGCCAAGCCCGTCGGGGCGTTGCGCTTCCTCTACGACCGCTACCGACGCCTGCTGCCGGTCATTGTCTTCGTCACCATCTATGTGGCCGCCGACACGCCGCCCAGGCGGCTTTTCGACAACCTCTTTTTCCTCAACATCTTTGACGAGCCGCCCATCCATTTCTTCACCTGGCCGCTCGTCTATGAAATGTATTTCTACGTGCTGTGCGCGGCCGTGTTCATCGGCTGCCGGCGGCTTCGATTCGTTTCCGGCTGGCCGTTTTTCTTCGCCCTGGTCGCGGCCCTGGTCGTGTGCGAGTTCGAGGTGCGCTTTCGCATTTCCTTCAGCCGGTTCCTGGGCTTTTTCTGGGGCGTGGCCCTGGCCCGGCTCCTGGCCGGCGAGGCCGGCCGCCGCGCCCTGGCCGCCCTGCCCTCCTGGACCTGGGCCGTGGGGTTGGGGCTGTTGCTCTATTGCCGCTGGCTGTGGGGCTCGGGCTGGTTCATGGCCGCCGGCGGCAACGAGCATCTCAAGAATCTGCTCTTTTTCAGCGCCGTCAACGCCTCGCTGTTTCTCGTCACCGCCTCGGTCATGACCCGGGCCTCGATCCTGTCCCGCATTTTTTCCTTCACGCCCCTGCGGTTTCTCGGCATCATCAGCTATTCGCTGTTCATGACCCACATGCTGGCCCTGCAGATCACCCAAAACGTGGTCGGCATCCCGGTGACGAACGTCTGGTCCATGCTGGCCAACCACGCCGTCACCGTCCTGGCCGCCACGGGGCTGGCCATGTTCTCGTTTTATTATCTGGAGCGGCCCTATTTCGCCCGCCCGGCTTCCCCAAAACAGGCCCCCCCTCGGTAA
- a CDS encoding TlyA family RNA methyltransferase, with amino-acid sequence MAKIKARADQLVCDQGLADDPERAKRLIMAGQVLFIDPGGRETPVDKPGRMFGAETVFVLKQGERYVSRGGGKLETAMEAFGLDVTGLVALDAGASTGGFTDCLLQHGATRVYAVDVGTAQLHEKLRADARVVSMENVNLRHAPADLLPEPVDVVVADVSFISLTKVLPSCLRFLKPGGFVAALVKPQFEVSPDKIGKGGVVREEAFQQEAVEAVVGFARDELGLTLRGVIPSKVKGPKGNQEYLAVFDRPAG; translated from the coding sequence ATGGCGAAAATAAAGGCCCGGGCCGACCAGCTTGTCTGCGACCAGGGGCTGGCGGACGACCCGGAGCGGGCCAAGCGGCTCATTATGGCCGGCCAGGTGCTGTTCATTGATCCAGGCGGCCGCGAGACGCCGGTGGACAAGCCCGGGCGCATGTTCGGGGCCGAGACCGTGTTTGTGCTCAAGCAGGGCGAACGTTACGTCAGCCGGGGCGGGGGCAAGCTCGAAACGGCCATGGAGGCCTTCGGCCTGGACGTCACCGGGCTTGTGGCCCTGGACGCCGGGGCGTCCACGGGCGGGTTCACCGACTGTCTGCTCCAGCACGGCGCGACAAGGGTCTACGCCGTGGACGTGGGCACGGCCCAGCTCCATGAAAAGCTGCGGGCCGACGCGCGCGTCGTGTCCATGGAGAACGTCAACCTGCGCCATGCCCCGGCCGATCTGCTCCCCGAGCCGGTGGACGTGGTGGTGGCCGATGTGTCGTTTATCTCGCTGACCAAGGTCTTGCCGTCCTGTCTGCGTTTTTTGAAGCCGGGCGGTTTCGTGGCGGCGCTGGTAAAGCCGCAGTTCGAGGTGTCGCCGGACAAGATCGGCAAGGGCGGCGTAGTGCGCGAGGAAGCCTTTCAGCAGGAAGCGGTGGAGGCGGTAGTGGGCTTTGCCCGCGACGAGCTCGGGTTGACGCTTCGCGGCGTGATCCCGTCCAAGGTCAAGGGCCCCAAGGGCAATCAGGAGTATCTGGCGGTCTTTGACCGGCCGGCGGGGTGA
- a CDS encoding flagellar basal body-associated FliL family protein — translation MRRSAIGLALILALFLALPQALSASSGGGHGDGEAKKQEKKEEKKEKKEPGKVENGVITIGPMTVNILSKKGYRFMRLEMIVECVDDPSAERLYKADAREDLVLMLSNKLAEDLLTNSGKMILRKELMDLFTKYAGPGKVKNIYFGEFVFQ, via the coding sequence ATGCGACGCAGTGCGATTGGACTTGCCCTGATCCTGGCCCTTTTTCTGGCCTTGCCCCAGGCCCTGTCGGCCTCTTCAGGCGGCGGCCACGGCGACGGCGAAGCCAAGAAACAAGAGAAAAAAGAAGAAAAGAAAGAGAAGAAAGAACCCGGAAAAGTGGAAAACGGCGTCATCACCATCGGGCCGATGACCGTCAATATCCTGAGCAAAAAAGGCTACCGGTTTATGCGCCTGGAGATGATCGTGGAGTGCGTCGACGATCCTTCGGCCGAGCGCCTCTACAAGGCCGATGCCCGGGAGGATCTCGTCCTTATGCTGTCCAACAAGCTGGCCGAGGATCTGCTCACCAATTCCGGCAAGATGATCCTGCGCAAGGAGCTCATGGACCTGTTCACCAAGTACGCCGGTCCGGGCAAGGTGAAAAACATCTATTTCGGCGAGTTTGTTTTCCAATAA
- a CDS encoding nitroreductase family protein encodes MSMSVKDAIAARHSVRAFAKEPLTSEQLHELLEAGRNAPSSLNSQPWRFKVVTDPANLAWFGTSQASRKQAWLAEVPAIIVCCADLEHYVKDSQSAAFFYRDNKIIDGEPMDGIDAYVAREAAKEEAAKFGACAMNVALAVSFMMLRATEMGLGTCWIGMFDEANIKAKLGLPAGWRVVNLLAVGRPDEPVVYPRKRKSLEEIVLK; translated from the coding sequence ATGTCCATGTCCGTCAAAGACGCCATCGCGGCGCGCCACAGCGTGCGCGCTTTTGCCAAGGAACCGCTGACCAGCGAGCAGCTCCACGAACTGCTGGAAGCCGGCCGCAATGCCCCCTCCAGCCTCAATTCTCAGCCCTGGCGCTTTAAGGTCGTCACCGATCCGGCCAACCTGGCCTGGTTCGGGACCAGCCAGGCCAGCCGCAAGCAGGCCTGGCTCGCCGAGGTGCCGGCCATCATCGTTTGCTGCGCCGACCTTGAACACTATGTCAAGGATTCCCAGTCGGCCGCCTTTTTCTACCGCGACAATAAGATCATCGACGGCGAACCCATGGACGGCATCGACGCCTACGTGGCCCGCGAGGCGGCCAAGGAAGAGGCGGCCAAGTTCGGTGCCTGCGCCATGAACGTGGCCCTGGCCGTGTCGTTTATGATGCTGCGGGCGACGGAGATGGGGCTTGGCACGTGTTGGATCGGCATGTTTGACGAGGCCAACATCAAGGCGAAGCTGGGGCTTCCGGCCGGTTGGCGGGTGGTCAACCTGCTGGCCGTGGGACGGCCCGACGAGCCGGTGGTCTATCCGCGAAAGCGCAAGAGTTTGGAAGAAATTGTCCTGAAATAA
- the dapA gene encoding 4-hydroxy-tetrahydrodipicolinate synthase, protein MEFRGAITALVTPFRSGEVDEEAFRALIEWQIEQGIHGLVPCGTTGESATLSHEEHKRVIRICVDQVKGRVPVLAGAGSNNTREAIELTQDAKDAKADGALLITPYYNKPTQAGLVAHFKAIADRVDLPFIVYNVPGRTAVNLLPETLAILKKEIRQVIGVKEATGDLTQVSRVLEFCGEDFQVLSGDDFTALPTMAIGGCGVISVVSNFVPQKMSAMCEAVFAGDLKTAKALHYDMSPLYRAAFIETNPVPAKTALALMGRFPFETRLPMVPLLPDNKAKLEAVLQKAGLI, encoded by the coding sequence ATGGAGTTTCGCGGCGCAATTACGGCGTTGGTCACGCCGTTTCGAAGCGGCGAAGTCGATGAGGAGGCTTTCCGCGCCCTCATCGAATGGCAGATCGAGCAAGGCATCCATGGCCTTGTCCCCTGCGGCACCACGGGGGAATCCGCCACGCTGTCCCACGAGGAGCACAAACGGGTCATCCGCATCTGCGTGGACCAGGTCAAAGGCCGCGTGCCCGTCCTGGCCGGGGCCGGCTCCAACAACACCCGCGAGGCCATCGAGCTGACGCAGGACGCCAAGGACGCCAAAGCCGACGGCGCGCTCCTGATCACCCCGTATTACAACAAACCGACCCAGGCCGGGCTTGTGGCCCATTTCAAGGCCATCGCCGACCGGGTGGACCTGCCCTTTATCGTCTACAACGTGCCAGGCCGCACGGCCGTCAATCTGCTGCCCGAGACCCTGGCCATCCTCAAAAAAGAGATCCGGCAGGTCATCGGCGTCAAGGAAGCCACCGGCGACCTCACCCAGGTCTCGCGCGTGCTGGAATTTTGTGGCGAAGACTTCCAGGTGCTCTCCGGCGACGACTTCACCGCCCTGCCCACTATGGCCATCGGCGGCTGCGGCGTCATCTCGGTGGTCTCCAACTTCGTGCCCCAAAAGATGTCAGCCATGTGCGAGGCGGTCTTTGCCGGCGACCTCAAGACGGCCAAGGCCCTGCACTACGACATGAGCCCGCTGTACCGGGCGGCGTTTATTGAAACCAACCCCGTGCCGGCCAAGACGGCCCTGGCGCTCATGGGACGCTTCCCCTTCGAGACGCGCCTGCCCATGGTGCCGCTGCTGCCGGACAACAAGGCCAAGCTCGAAGCTGTGCTCCAAAAAGCCGGCCTCATCTAA
- a CDS encoding ATP-binding cassette domain-containing protein, whose protein sequence is MQSAMRIELQNASVTLSGAKALSDVSLTLAAGETLLVLGANGSGKSTLLRLLRGDIWPDDDGRGSRLYAAGHGPGRASPIGVRHRFAVISPELQRTVKRLWGHLDATTVILSGPRDAMYVQAPPTPAERAALEEALTRLGIDHLRDTPVGTLSNGQLRAVLLARGLACRPTVLFLDEFLDGLDAAAAVTASQAMAAAAASGAAIVLTSHTGAGLPPGPARGLVLAGGRVVHEGSAESAREHHARTIAGCLETVLPAQNPECALADGAGAHEASGLPLVIVENASVFLDRREILRSVNLAVAPGGHLAVVGANGSGKSTLLKLMAGEHHPALGGRVSRPGLAAPEGLTDLRDIRRRIGLASFELEADYDKEISALEVALSGSQASIGLYVEPTDRELRAAQRWMAFFGVAKLAGRKLGALSAGQTRRLFLARAMAAEPRLLLLDEPFSGLDAASRRAAMEAVSAAARSGVTVVCAVHRPEDVIPEIRAVARIKDGRVSLAGPGAAFP, encoded by the coding sequence GTGCAATCCGCCATGCGCATCGAGCTGCAAAACGCTTCCGTCACCCTGTCCGGGGCCAAGGCCCTGTCCGACGTTTCCCTGACCCTGGCTGCCGGCGAGACCCTGCTCGTTCTTGGAGCCAACGGCTCGGGCAAATCGACGCTATTGCGCCTGCTTCGCGGCGACATCTGGCCCGACGACGACGGCAGGGGAAGCCGGCTCTACGCTGCCGGGCACGGCCCGGGCCGGGCTTCGCCCATTGGCGTGCGCCACCGCTTCGCCGTCATTTCCCCGGAACTCCAGCGCACGGTCAAGCGGCTGTGGGGCCACCTGGACGCCACCACCGTCATCCTGTCCGGCCCCCGCGACGCCATGTACGTCCAGGCCCCGCCGACCCCGGCCGAACGGGCTGCCCTGGAAGAGGCGCTCACGCGCCTTGGCATCGACCACCTGCGCGACACCCCGGTCGGCACACTCTCCAACGGCCAGCTGCGGGCCGTGCTTCTGGCCCGGGGCCTGGCCTGCCGGCCGACGGTGCTCTTTCTCGACGAATTTCTCGACGGCCTGGACGCGGCCGCCGCGGTGACCGCCAGCCAGGCCATGGCAGCGGCGGCGGCCTCGGGCGCGGCCATCGTGCTGACCAGCCATACCGGGGCCGGCCTGCCGCCCGGTCCGGCCCGGGGGCTGGTCCTGGCCGGCGGCCGCGTAGTCCATGAAGGTTCGGCCGAGTCAGCCCGGGAACACCATGCCCGAACCATCGCCGGCTGTCTGGAAACGGTTTTGCCGGCCCAAAATCCGGAGTGCGCCCTGGCTGACGGGGCCGGCGCTCACGAGGCCTCGGGCCTGCCCCTGGTGATTGTGGAAAATGCCTCGGTCTTTCTCGATCGGCGAGAAATCCTGCGCTCGGTGAATCTGGCCGTTGCCCCAGGCGGCCATCTGGCCGTGGTCGGGGCCAACGGCTCGGGCAAGTCCACGCTCCTCAAACTCATGGCCGGCGAGCATCATCCGGCCCTGGGCGGCCGGGTCAGTCGGCCGGGGCTGGCCGCGCCCGAGGGATTGACCGACCTGCGCGACATCCGCCGCCGCATCGGGCTGGCCTCGTTTGAACTCGAAGCCGACTACGACAAGGAAATCTCCGCCCTGGAGGTGGCCCTGTCCGGCAGCCAGGCCAGCATCGGGCTCTATGTGGAGCCCACGGACAGGGAGCTGCGGGCGGCGCAGCGGTGGATGGCCTTTTTCGGGGTGGCCAAGCTCGCCGGGCGCAAGCTCGGGGCGCTCTCCGCCGGCCAGACGCGGCGGCTGTTTCTGGCCCGGGCCATGGCGGCCGAACCGCGATTGCTGCTGTTGGACGAGCCGTTCTCAGGCCTGGACGCGGCTTCGCGCCGGGCGGCCATGGAGGCCGTGTCGGCGGCGGCCCGGTCCGGGGTCACGGTGGTGTGCGCCGTGCACCGGCCCGAGGATGTGATTCCCGAAATACGGGCCGTGGCCCGCATCAAGGACGGCCGGGTCAGCCTCGCTGGACCCGGCGCGGCGTTTCCTTAG
- a CDS encoding O-methyltransferase — MFHGLTPAMLARMAELEAMDAADRTDGTPHGQRLRQVPPETGRYLAILAASAPAGRLIEVGTSAGYSALWLSLACRERGDTLLSIDRDPDKLELARQTLEITDSSELVCLAEGDALEIVAGLDGVAFAFVDANRDVLAPCLELLASRLVPGGIVAADNVISHAAEIPGVVEAVLADPRFDAVIVPIGSGVLTARRTRV, encoded by the coding sequence ATGTTTCACGGACTCACGCCGGCCATGCTGGCCCGCATGGCCGAACTGGAAGCCATGGACGCCGCCGACCGCACCGACGGCACGCCCCATGGGCAGCGGCTGCGCCAGGTGCCGCCCGAGACCGGCCGTTACCTGGCCATCCTGGCCGCCTCGGCCCCGGCCGGCAGGCTGATCGAAGTCGGGACCAGCGCCGGCTATTCCGCGTTGTGGCTGTCCCTGGCCTGCCGCGAGCGGGGGGATACGCTGCTGTCCATCGACCGCGACCCGGATAAGCTGGAGCTGGCCCGCCAGACCCTGGAGATCACGGACTCCTCCGAGCTGGTCTGCCTGGCCGAAGGGGATGCCCTGGAAATCGTGGCCGGCCTGGACGGCGTCGCGTTCGCTTTCGTGGACGCCAACCGTGACGTCCTGGCTCCGTGCCTGGAACTGCTGGCCTCGCGGCTGGTTCCCGGCGGCATCGTGGCCGCCGACAACGTCATCAGCCACGCCGCCGAGATCCCGGGCGTGGTCGAGGCCGTGCTGGCCGATCCCCGATTTGACGCCGTGATCGTGCCCATTGGCTCCGGCGTGCTCACGGCCCGGCGCACCCGGGTTTAG
- a CDS encoding malate synthase G gives MTERVAVAGLSVEKTLYDVFAGEILPATGIAAEAFFAALAGLVAELGPKNRALLAKRDVMQAAIDVWHKERHGQPHDGDAYDCFLTGIGYLLPEGPDFAIETTGVDPEIATIAGPQLVVPITNARYAVNAVNARWGSLYDALYGTDVIPETGGAAKGPGYNPGRGAAVVAYAASFLDMAVPLAFGRHADVTAYAVLDGVLTVTFADGRMTGLARLDQFAGYAGPAKAPTAVALVKNGLHIELRFDRSHPVGAASPSGLKDVVLESALTTILDCEDSVAVVDGPDKAQAYRNLLGLFRGELEATFEKGGKTLARAMADDKTFTAPDGGKLVLPGRSLMLVRNVGHLMTTDAVLDAAGEEIPEGFLDALATAAVALHDQRDLGRKRNSRHGSVYIVKPKMHGPEEVAFACEIFERVERALSMPPRTLKIGIMDEERRTSLNLKECVRAAKDRIIFINTGFLDRTGDEIHTVMEAGPVVGKNAMRSQAWMAAYEDGNVDVGLSCGFSGKGQIGKGMWAKPDRMAEMVAAKIDHPKAGANCAWVPSPTAATLHAMHYHAVDVFARQRELAGRTPANRLDLLKLPVLPAGEAPSPEDKKREIETNCQSILGYVSRWVDQGIGCSKVPDLDDVGLMEDRATLRISSQHLANWLRHGLCTPEEVEATLARMAAVVDRQNALDPAYRPMAADLENSLAFQAARELIFEGINQPNGYTEPILTARRRQAKARG, from the coding sequence ATGACCGAGCGCGTGGCCGTTGCCGGCCTGTCCGTCGAAAAGACCCTATATGATGTTTTCGCGGGGGAAATCCTGCCCGCCACCGGCATCGCCGCCGAGGCCTTTTTTGCCGCCCTGGCCGGGCTGGTGGCCGAGCTTGGCCCCAAAAACCGCGCTTTGCTGGCCAAACGCGACGTCATGCAGGCCGCCATCGACGTCTGGCACAAGGAACGCCACGGCCAGCCCCACGACGGCGACGCCTACGACTGTTTCCTGACCGGCATCGGCTACCTGCTGCCCGAAGGCCCTGATTTTGCCATAGAAACCACCGGCGTTGATCCCGAGATCGCCACTATCGCCGGGCCGCAGTTGGTCGTGCCCATCACCAACGCCCGCTACGCCGTCAACGCCGTCAACGCCCGCTGGGGCAGCCTCTACGACGCGCTCTACGGCACGGACGTCATTCCCGAGACCGGCGGCGCGGCCAAGGGGCCGGGCTACAATCCCGGGCGCGGCGCGGCCGTCGTCGCCTACGCCGCCTCATTTTTGGACATGGCCGTGCCTCTGGCCTTTGGCCGCCACGCCGACGTGACCGCCTACGCCGTCCTTGACGGCGTCCTGACCGTCACCTTCGCCGACGGCCGTATGACGGGTCTGGCCCGCCTCGACCAGTTCGCCGGCTACGCCGGCCCGGCCAAGGCCCCAACGGCCGTGGCGCTGGTCAAAAACGGCCTGCACATCGAACTGCGTTTCGACCGCTCCCATCCCGTGGGCGCGGCCAGCCCTTCGGGCCTCAAGGACGTGGTCCTGGAATCGGCCCTGACCACCATCCTTGACTGCGAGGATTCCGTGGCCGTGGTGGACGGCCCGGACAAGGCCCAGGCCTACCGCAACCTGCTGGGGCTATTCCGGGGCGAGCTGGAAGCGACCTTTGAAAAGGGCGGCAAGACTTTGGCCCGGGCCATGGCCGACGACAAGACCTTCACCGCCCCGGACGGCGGGAAGCTCGTGCTGCCCGGCCGCAGCCTCATGCTTGTGCGAAACGTGGGGCACCTCATGACCACCGACGCCGTGCTGGACGCGGCCGGGGAGGAGATTCCCGAAGGCTTCCTCGACGCCCTGGCCACCGCCGCCGTGGCTCTGCACGACCAGCGTGACCTGGGCAGGAAACGCAATTCCCGCCATGGCAGCGTCTACATCGTCAAACCCAAGATGCACGGCCCCGAGGAAGTCGCTTTTGCCTGTGAAATTTTCGAGCGGGTGGAGCGGGCGCTTTCCATGCCGCCGCGCACGCTCAAAATCGGGATCATGGACGAGGAGCGGCGCACGTCGCTCAATCTCAAGGAATGTGTGCGCGCCGCCAAGGACCGCATCATTTTCATCAACACGGGCTTTTTAGACCGCACCGGCGACGAGATTCACACGGTCATGGAGGCCGGACCGGTGGTCGGCAAGAACGCCATGCGCTCCCAGGCCTGGATGGCCGCCTACGAGGACGGCAACGTGGACGTGGGCCTTAGCTGCGGCTTTTCCGGCAAGGGGCAGATCGGCAAGGGCATGTGGGCCAAACCGGACCGTATGGCCGAGATGGTGGCGGCCAAGATCGACCATCCCAAGGCCGGAGCCAACTGCGCCTGGGTGCCTTCGCCCACGGCGGCTACGCTCCACGCCATGCACTACCACGCCGTGGACGTCTTCGCCCGCCAGCGCGAACTGGCCGGGCGCACGCCGGCCAACCGCCTCGATCTGCTCAAATTGCCGGTGTTGCCGGCTGGTGAAGCGCCTTCCCCCGAGGACAAGAAGCGGGAGATCGAGACCAATTGCCAAAGCATCCTCGGCTACGTCTCGCGCTGGGTGGACCAGGGCATCGGCTGCTCCAAGGTCCCGGACCTCGACGACGTGGGCCTCATGGAAGACCGGGCCACGCTGCGCATCTCCAGCCAGCATCTGGCCAACTGGCTGCGCCATGGTCTGTGCACGCCCGAGGAGGTGGAGGCGACGCTGGCGCGCATGGCCGCCGTGGTCGACCGCCAAAACGCCCTGGACCCGGCTTACCGGCCCATGGCCGCCGACTTGGAGAACTCCCTGGCCTTCCAGGCCGCCCGGGAGCTGATTTTCGAAGGGATCAACCAGCCAAATGGCTACACCGAACCCATCCTCACCGCCCGCCGCCGCCAGGCCAAGGCCCGGGGCTAG